A genomic region of Antennarius striatus isolate MH-2024 chromosome 4, ASM4005453v1, whole genome shotgun sequence contains the following coding sequences:
- the hsf4 gene encoding heat shock factor protein 4, with protein sequence MQESPGAVGVDGNYASNVPAFLTKLWTLVEDPETNHLICWSTTGTSFHVFDQGRFAKEVLPKYFKHNNMASFVRQLNMYGFRKVVNIEQSGLVKPERDDTEFQHLYFLQGHEHMLEHIKRKVSIVKSEETKVRHEDLSKLLYEVQLLRTQQDNMECQMHDMKQQNEVLWREVVSLRQNHTQQQKVMNKLIQFLFSQMQSNTPSTVGLKRKLPLMLDDGSPSPTSSKFSHPHPMEPMHEPFYIQSPSSDTASCSTGGMTGGPIISDVTDMSQASMALQLPPDETREKCMMLIKEEPVSPGVRGAGKSGGVEGGDARALTSCCEVCSSEPPVLPVAMVQSVLEGRSSVVERRCKRPTLDRVEVSDAVENVDMSLEELQQLLLRTHQQGAMEGGASTVMDSFTLSLPLTEWNFPEMESNLKSFMFQNEETEAFPAPGCGEQ encoded by the exons ATGCAGGAGTCTCCGGGGGCCGTGGGTGTAGATGGTAACTATGCCAGTAATGTTCCAGCCTTCCTGACGAAGCTGTGGACCCTGGTGGAGGATCCAGAAACCAACCACCTCATCTGCTGGAGTACT ACAGGGACCAGTTTCCATGTGTTTGATCAGGGACGCTTCGCCAAGGAAGTTCTCCCAAAGTacttcaaacacaacaacatggcGAGCTTCGTCCGCCAGCTCAACATGT atggtTTTCGTAAGGTGGTGAACATCGAGCAGAGCGGTCTGGTGAAGCCTGAAAGAGACGACACAGAGTTCCAACATCTGTACTTCCTTCAGGGACATGAACACATGTTGGAGCACATCAAGAgaaag GTTTCCATAGTGAAGAGTGAGGAGACCAAAGTTCGTCATGAGGACCTCAGTAAACTTCTCTACGAGGTCCAGCTGCTCCGGACGCAGCAGGACAACATGGAGTGTCAGATGCACGACATGAAGCA GCAAAACGAAGTGCTGTGGCGAGAGGTGGTGTCACTCAGACAGAACCACACCCAGCAACAGAAAGTCATGAACAAG CTGATTCAGTTTCTGTTCAGCCAGATGCAGTCCAACACCCCCAGCACCGTGGGCCTGAAGAGAAAACT GCCCCTGATGTTGGACGATGGCTCCCCCAGCCCTACTTCCTCCAAGTTCAGCCATCCTCACCCGATGGAGCCGATGCACGAGCCCTTCTACATCCAGTCG ccatCTAGTGATACCGCCTCCTGTTCTACTGGTGGGATGACAGGAGGACCAATCATATCAGACGTTACTGACATGTCCCAGGCCAGCATGGCCCTCCAGCTGCCTCCTGATGAGACCAG GGAGAAGTGTATGATGCTGATCAAAGAGGAGCCTGTCAGCCCCGGAGTGCGGGGGGCAGGGAAAAGTGGGGGTGTCGAGGGAGGAGACGCCCGAGCGTTGACCTCCTGCTGTGAGGTGTGCTCCTCAGAGCCTCCTGTGCTCCCCGTAGCAATGGTCCAATCGGTTCTGGAGGGGAGGAGCtctgtggtggagaggaggtgtAAGAGACCCACCCTGGACAG GGTAGAGGTCTCGGACGCCGTGGAGAACGTGGACATGAGCCTGGAGGAgcttcagcagctgctgctcaggACCCATCAGCAGGGCGCCATGGAGGGCGGGGCCAGCACCGTCATGGAC TCCTTCACTCTAAGCCTGCCTCTGACTGAGTGGAACTTTCCAGAGATGGAGTCCAACCTCAAATCG TTCATGTTCCAGAACGAAGAAACGGAGGCTTTTCCCGCTCCCGGCTGTGGTGAGCAGTGA